The Kocuria turfanensis genome contains the following window.
GGACGCGGTGGCCTCGCTGCACGACCTGCTGCCCGGTGACGTGGTGGAGATCCCCCGCGGGCGCAACGCCGGCTACGCCGTGGTGCTGAGCACCGACCCGAACCGGGACGACCCGCGCCCCTCCATCCTGACCCTGGACCACCAGCTGCGCCGGGTCGGGGCGCAGGACCTGGACGGGCCGCTGGAACCGGTCTCCCGGATCCGGATCCCCAAGCACTTCACCGGCAAGTCCCCCAAGGAGCGCCGGGACCTGGCCTCCTCCGTGCGCAGCGCCCTGCACGAGCACCGGCCCCCGCGCGGCGGGGGCCGGGGGCACACCGTCCGGTTCGACCGGGGCACCAGCGCCGCCGAGCAGCGCATCGCCGACGTGCGCAAGGCCCTGCGCGCCCACCCCTGCCACGGGTGCTCCGACCGCGAGAACCACGCCCGCTGGGCCGAACGGTGGTGGACGCTGCGCCGGGACACCGACGGACTGCTGCGCCAGATCGAGGGCCGCACCAACACGATCGCCAAGACCTTCGACCGGGTCTCCCAGGTGCTGGACTCCTTCGGCTACCTCGAGACCCTGCCCGACGGCGAGGTGCGCCCCACGCACGCCGGGGAGCAGCTGCGCCGGATCTACGGGGACCGGGACCTGCTCCTGGCGCTGAGCCTGCGGGACGGCTTCCTCGACGGCCTCGACCCCGCCGCCACGGCCGGCCTGGTGACCCTGCTCGTGTACCAGGCCAAGCGCGAGGACCAGCGCTTCCAGCCCGTGCTGCCCTCGGCGGCCATGGACCGGGCGGCGCAGACGGTGGTGCGCAACTGGTCGGTGCTCACGGACCGGGAGCAGGAGCACCACCTCCCGCCCACGGCGGAGCCGGAGTTCGGCCTGGTGGAGCCCATGTACCTGTGGGCGCGGGGCGCGACGCTGAGCACCGCCCTGACCGGCACCGAACTCGCCGCCGGGGACTTCGTCCGCTGGGCCAAGCAGGTGATCGACATGCTCGACCAGCTCGCCTCCATCGACCTGCTGAGCCCCGAGCTGCGCAGCCAGTGCCAGCGCGCGATCGCGCTGGTGCGCCGGGGCGTCGTCGCCCACTCGGCCTTCGAGGACTGAACCCGTCCCGTCCGCCCCCGTGCCCCCGCCCACGCCCGTCCCGAACAGGAGACCCGTGAGTTCCACCGCCCCCGCACGCCGTCCGGTCCTCTACCGCAACGGCTCCGTCTACAGCCCCGCCGACCCCTTCGCCACCGCCGTCCTGGTGGACGGGCCGCGCGTGGCCTGGGTGGGCTCGGAGGAGGCCGCCCGTTCCCTGCAGGACTCCTCCATGGACGTGGTGGACCTCGACGGGAGGCTGCTGGCGCCCGGGTTCGTGGACTCGCACGTGCACCTGACCGAGACGGCGCTGGCCCTGTCCACCCTCGACCTCACCGCGGCCGGGTCCCTGCAGGAGGTGCTCGACGCCGTGGCCGGGGCGGCGCGCACCGGCAGCGGCGTGGTCCTCGGCTCCGGCTGGGACGAGTCCGTGTGGCCGGAGCGGCGCGCGCCCACCGCCGAGGAGCTGGACCGCGCCGCCGGCGGGCGCGAGGTCTACCTCACCCGGATCGACGTCCACTCGGGGGTCGTCTCCGCGTCCCTCGCCCGGCGGCTCGGCCTCGCCTCCGTGGCCGGCTGGCTGGGCGACGGCCGTGTCGAGCACCTCGCGCACGACCGGGTGCGCGCCGCCGCCCTCGACTTCGGCGCCGGGCGCCGGGCCGAGCTGCACCGGCTGGGCCTGCGCCACGCCGCGGCCCAGGGCTACGTGGCCCTCGCCGAGGCCAACGCCGAGCAGGTGGCCCCGTTCGAGGACCTCGTGCACCTGGTCGCCCTGGCCAACCACGGGGTCCGCGCCGACGGGCCGGCCCCGCGCGTGCTGCCCTACCGGGGGGAGCTCGTGCGCACCGCCGCGCAGGCGCGCGCGGTCGTCGAGCGCTTCGACGCCGCCCTGGCGGAGCTGCTCGGGCGCCCGCCGCAGCGGGGCGAGTCGCTGGTCGGCCTGGCCGGGGACCTCTGCGTCGACGGCGCCCTGGGCTCCCGCACGGCCGCCCTGCGCGCGCCCTACGCCGACGAGCCGGCCAGCACGGGGGACCTCTACCTGGACCCGGACGCCGTCGCGGCCCACCTGGCCGCGACCACCGAGGCCGGTCTGCAGGGCGGCTTCCACGTGATCGGGGACGCCGGGATGGACACGGTCCTGGACGGGCTCGACCGCGCCGCGCAGCTCGTGGGGGAGCGGGCCCTGCAGGGCGCCGGCCACCGCCTGGAGCACGCCGAGATGATCGACCCGGAGGGCATCGAGCGGCTGGCCCGCCACGCCGTGACCGTCTCCGTGCAGCCGGGCTTCGACGCCGCCTGGGGCGGGCCGGGCGGGCTGTACGAGCAGCGCCTCGGCGCCGATCGGGCCGCGGCGATGAACCCGCTGGCCTCCTTCTACCGCGCCGGGGTGCCCGTGGCCCTGGGCAGCGACGCGCCCGTGGTGCCCCTCTCGCCGTGGGACACGGTCCGCGCCTGCCTGGAGCACCACGACCCGGAGCAGCGGATCTCCGCACGCGCCGCCTTCCTCGCCTCCACCCGCGGCGCCTGGCGGGCCGCCCGGCACCCGGACCCGATGCAGGGCCAGCTGGCCCCCGGCACCCCGGCGACCTTCGCCGTCTGGGACGTGGAGGCGCTGATGGTGCAGCAGGCCGAGGGCACCGGCTCCTCCTGGAGCACCGACCCGCGCGCCCGCACCCCGCTGCTGCCCGCCCTGGACGGCGCGGCCCTGCCCGTGTGCCGGCAGACCGTGCTCGACGGCGTGGAGCTGTTCCGCTCCGACGGATTCTGAGCCCCGGGCCGGGGCCGGGCCGCGGCCCGGCCCCGTGTCGGGCGATCTTGGCCGAGCGCACGGCGCAGGATAGGCTGGGCAACTGCTGCCGGGTGGGCTCACTCGTCCTTAGAAAACAGGCCGGCATCCCCTCAGGGCTGGCCTGGTCCGAAGGCGAGGGAGCCTGCCCTGTGGTTTAACAGGTGAGACCTCGAAAGGACCGACCCGGTGCGCGTACTGACCGTCATCCCCACCTACAACGAGCGCGAGTCGTTGCCCACCGTCATGGACCGGCTGCGCCAGGCCGTCCCGGACGGGGACGTGCTGGTGGTGGACGACAACAGCCCCGACGGCACCGGCCGGCTCGCCGACGAGATGGCCGCCGCCGACGGCAGCATCCACGTCCTGCACCGCACGAGCAAGGAGGGCCTCGGGGCCGCCTACATCGCCGGGTTCCGCTGGGGACTGGCCCGGGACTACGACGTCCTGGTCGAGATGGACGCCGACTGCTCCCACCAGCCCGAGCAGCTCCCGCTGCTGCTGGACGCCGTCGAGCGCGGCGCCGACCTCGCCATCGGCTCCCGCTACGTCCCCGGCGGCCGCACCGTGAACTGGCCGGTGCAGCGCCAGCTGCTCTCCCGCGGCGGCAACCTCTACGCCCGCACGCTGCTGGGCTCCCGGATCCACGACATCACCGCCGGCTACCGCGCCTTCCGCCGCGGGACCCTCGAGCGGATCGGCCTGGACACGGTCGACTCGAAGGGCTACTGCTTCCAGATCGACCTCGGCTGGCGGACGGAGCGCGCCGGCCTGCACGTCGTGGAGGTCCCGATCACCTTCGTGGAGCGGGCCGAGGGCCAGTCGAAGATGAGCCCGGACGTCACGCGCGAGGCGGTCGTGCGGGTGGCCCAGTGGGGGCTGACCGCCCGCGCGAGGACCCTGGCGGGCAAGCTGAGGCGCACCGGCCGCTGAGCGGGGCCAGGACGCCGCGCCGCACCGCATCCCTGCACCGGAGCACACCGCCCAGGACGCGCGGGCTCAGATCGCGTGCTTGGCCCGGTAGTACTCGATCCGCTGGGCGAGGATCTCCTCCAGCTCGTCCACGCTGCGCCGCTCCAGGAGCATGTCCCAGTGCGTGCGCTGGTGCTTCTCGTTGGGGTTCTCCGGCTTCTCGCCGTTGACGATGATCGCTTCCTTGCCGGTCTTCGACACCCACACCGGCGGGATCTCGGCCTCCGCGGCGAAGGTGACCGTCACCGACTCGCCGTCCGCGGTGCGGTACTCGACGCGCTGGCGCGGGGCGGGCTCGACGCCGGCCTCCGTCTCCATCGACTGGGAGCCCAGACGCATTCCCCTGAGGCTGCGGTCGCTCATAGTGGTGGTTCCTCCATAACTGACGGTGGCCACGGCCGTGGCGCACGCTCGGGCTGACGACGGGTCTCCAGGGACCCGGGATCCTCTGGGTGCAACATCGACGGTACCCGGGATGTTCCCCGGACCGGGCCCGGATTCCGGGGCGGCCTGCGCCTCAGCGGCCGGCCGGGCCGTCCTGCGGC
Protein-coding sequences here:
- a CDS encoding amidohydrolase, encoding MSSTAPARRPVLYRNGSVYSPADPFATAVLVDGPRVAWVGSEEAARSLQDSSMDVVDLDGRLLAPGFVDSHVHLTETALALSTLDLTAAGSLQEVLDAVAGAARTGSGVVLGSGWDESVWPERRAPTAEELDRAAGGREVYLTRIDVHSGVVSASLARRLGLASVAGWLGDGRVEHLAHDRVRAAALDFGAGRRAELHRLGLRHAAAQGYVALAEANAEQVAPFEDLVHLVALANHGVRADGPAPRVLPYRGELVRTAAQARAVVERFDAALAELLGRPPQRGESLVGLAGDLCVDGALGSRTAALRAPYADEPASTGDLYLDPDAVAAHLAATTEAGLQGGFHVIGDAGMDTVLDGLDRAAQLVGERALQGAGHRLEHAEMIDPEGIERLARHAVTVSVQPGFDAAWGGPGGLYEQRLGADRAAAMNPLASFYRAGVPVALGSDAPVVPLSPWDTVRACLEHHDPEQRISARAAFLASTRGAWRAARHPDPMQGQLAPGTPATFAVWDVEALMVQQAEGTGSSWSTDPRARTPLLPALDGAALPVCRQTVLDGVELFRSDGF
- a CDS encoding polyprenol monophosphomannose synthase; amino-acid sequence: MRVLTVIPTYNERESLPTVMDRLRQAVPDGDVLVVDDNSPDGTGRLADEMAAADGSIHVLHRTSKEGLGAAYIAGFRWGLARDYDVLVEMDADCSHQPEQLPLLLDAVERGADLAIGSRYVPGGRTVNWPVQRQLLSRGGNLYARTLLGSRIHDITAGYRAFRRGTLERIGLDTVDSKGYCFQIDLGWRTERAGLHVVEVPITFVERAEGQSKMSPDVTREAVVRVAQWGLTARARTLAGKLRRTGR
- a CDS encoding RNA polymerase-binding protein RbpA, producing the protein MSDRSLRGMRLGSQSMETEAGVEPAPRQRVEYRTADGESVTVTFAAEAEIPPVWVSKTGKEAIIVNGEKPENPNEKHQRTHWDMLLERRSVDELEEILAQRIEYYRAKHAI